The genomic segment AGCATTCGGTCATTTGACGAACAACGGTTTTCTCTTGGCGGTATAGGGCATTTTGCTCAAAGGCAACCGGACCGAAATGCGGCACGATTTCTGCTTTCACAAAATTTTCCCACACTTTGTCGTCAGACTCGAGCGGTGGTTGCAGATTTTGTTGGGCATTGGTCACTACATTTAAGAAAAACTGGGTTTGGGTGGTCGCCAGTTGTGCCGCTTCTTCATCGGTTTCTGCCACAATCGCATTCACACCTAAAATCACATAAGGTTTATCCAGCACTTCAGATGGCTTAAAGTGTGAGCGGTAAATGCGGATTGCATCGTCCATAAAGCGAGGGGCAAAGTGTGAAGCGAAGGCATAAGGCAAGCCTCGTTCAGCCGCTAAATAGGCACTTTCAGGGCTTGAGCCTAGAATATAAAACGGCACATTTAGCCCTTGTGCCGGATAGGCGGAAACAAGGTTTGTACCGTCAAAGTAGCCTTTTAACTCGCTGATTTCATCGGGGAAAGGCAAACTCTGGGCGTTGCGGCGTAGGGCAGTTGCGGTTCGCATATCGGTGCCGGGCGCTCGTCCAAGCCCCAGCTCTACACGGTTCGGGTAGAGTGTTTCCAGTGTGCCGTATTGTTCTGCCACAATATAAGGGCTGTGGTTGGGTAACATCACGCCACCGGAGCCGACTCTTAATTTTTCGGTGTGGGAGAGGGCGTGTTGAATCAATAATTGCGTGGCGGAACTGGCAAGATTTTTCATATTATGGTGTTCGGCAATCCAATAGCGTTCAATGCCGATATTTTCTGCGTGTTTTGCTAATTTCACCATAGAATCGACCGCTTGTTTGGCAGTTTGCCCATCACGAATCGGTACAAGGTTGAGAATGGATAAGTTTGTCATTTTGTTCTCCGAGTTTGCATATAAAAAAGGCTGAATAGCTTTACTATTCAGCACTTGTAAAACCACCACGCTATATGGGGACGATTATTTCTTACTCAAGAAGACCACAGCGTCAATATAGCGTTGGATAAAATCATTGGTCGAGCTTGAATCGGAAAATCCTTCTAAATTAAGTTGGTATTGACCATTCACGAAAAACGCCGGTACACCACGAATTTGGAACTCTTCGGCTAATTGAACTTGTTTATTCACTAAGCCGTTTACCGCAAAGCTGTTGATACCGCTGTCAAACTGTTCTGCACTAATGCCGTTAGCAATAAAGAGCGCACGAATATCGTCCATTGATTTAAACGCATCTTTTTGTGCAGCTTCAAACAAGGCGGTTTTCACTTTATCTTCCGCACCCAATGCCATTGCTAATGCCCATGCACGGGTTAAGTCTTCTGATTGGCGACCTAAGAAATTAACGTGATATTGCACTAATTTGCTGTCTGTAGGCAATTTCGCTTTGATTTTGCTTGGAATTTTGTAATTTAACTCAAAATCATAACAGTGCGGGCAGTAGAATGAGAAAAATTCTACCACTTCTTTTTGAGCTGATGGAGCTTTACGCACTTCAATATATTCTTTACCCGCAGTTGGATCAGCTGCAACAGCGGTTGAGTTAAATGCAAAAAGAGCAGAAAGTGCAACAAGTGCGGTTTTTAATGCGAATTTCTTCATAATGATTCCTTCAAAAATGTGATAAGTGAGAAATAAGACAAACTTAATCGTTTAAAATTCCACGAGCGCGGAGCAATGCGGTTTTAAAATCATCTTCATAATCTTTTTTAATGCCTGGAATCGGCTCAAATTTATCGGCATTTCGCATTTTGAGCTGATAAATCAAAACCTCGTCACGCAGGGCGTGAAAATTATCCGGCTCGCCCACTTCCACCGAAAGCTGTTGCAAAATATCGATTAAATGAAGATCGGGATTTTTCCGCCAATGTTCGCCAAGCAGTTCCAATAGCTCTTCTAAACGTTTGCATTTCATAGTATGCCTCTTAAAAAACTTGTTGAATAGTAAGCGGGATAATATACTTTTACCCTTCATTTGGCAAAAAAATTCAGGTTTGGAGAGGGAAATGGAAGAGAAAATTTCAGCGGTAATTTTAGCTGGCGGTTTGGCTCGGCGAATGAACGGGGTAGAAAAAGGATTGCAACTGTTAAATCAAAAACCGTTGATTTCGCACCTGTTAGCCCGACTTTCGCCACAAATCGAGGATATTTGGCTCAATATCAATCGTTCAGTGGAGCAATATCAACAACTTTACCCTGAATTACCTTACTACCAAGACAGTTTGCCCGATTTTCAAGGTCCGTTAAGCGGAATGCTTGCTGGGTTCGAGCGGATTGAAAGTGACTATTTACTGTTCGTGCCTTGTGACACGCCGTTTATTCCAACCCAACTATTGCACAAGTTACACACGGCATTACGCATTAATCAGGCTCAAATTGCCTATGCTCACGATGGCGACCGCCCACACCCAACGGTTGCCTTGGTGCATCGCTCGGTGGCGGAAAAATTGAGAGCGTATTTAGCCTCCGGAGAACGCCGATTGTTGTGGTTTTTTCAAACCCAAAAAAGTGTGGCGGTGGATTTCTCGGCATATAAAGCCGCATTTCGCAATTTTAATTGTTTGGAAGATTTAACGACTTTCAATCCATATCCCATCAAAACCCTGGCGATGACAGGCTATAGCGGTACAGGCAAAACCACCTTATTGGAAAAATTGATCCCAAAATTGACTGCTTGCGGTATTCGGGTTGGCTTGATTAAGCATTCCCACCACAATGTTGATATTGATAAAAAAGGCAAAGACAGCTATCGCTTGCGAGAGGCAGGAGCGAACCCGACTATGGTCGTGTGCGATGAGCGTTGGGCGCTAATGACAGAAACCAAACAAGAAACGGAAACTCAACAAGCGGTCGAATTTTCACAATTAATTGCAAAATTTGATCCGGAGACGGTAGATTTAGTTTTGGTAGAAGGCTTTAAGCACGAAACAATGCCGAAAATTCAATTACACCGTAAAGAGATTGAAAAACCGTTGCCGGATTTAGATGAATGGACAATCGCGACTGCCACCGATTACCCGCTTGAGCGGGAAAATAGGTTGGATATTAATGATATTGAACAGCTCGCTGATTTTATTCGGCATTGGCTGGAGGCAAGCAAAGAGCCGGCTAATTAATTGACTAAAAAGCCCCTAAAATAAGCGATTGCTTATTTTAGGGGCTAATAGCAATTACCAGCTATATCCCAGTTTGAAGCCGGCAAAATGTTGTTTGCC from the Mannheimia haemolytica genome contains:
- the mobB gene encoding Molybdopterin-guanine dinucleotide biosynthesis protein B is translated as MEEKISAVILAGGLARRMNGVEKGLQLLNQKPLISHLLARLSPQIEDIWLNINRSVEQYQQLYPELPYYQDSLPDFQGPLSGMLAGFERIESDYLLFVPCDTPFIPTQLLHKLHTALRINQAQIAYAHDGDRPHPTVALVHRSVAEKLRAYLASGERRLLWFFQTQKSVAVDFSAYKAAFRNFNCLEDLTTFNPYPIKTLAMTGYSGTGKTTLLEKLIPKLTACGIRVGLIKHSHHNVDIDKKGKDSYRLREAGANPTMVVCDERWALMTETKQETETQQAVEFSQLIAKFDPETVDLVLVEGFKHETMPKIQLHRKEIEKPLPDLDEWTIATATDYPLERENRLDINDIEQLADFIRHWLEASKEPAN
- the dsbA gene encoding Thiol:disulfide interchange protein DsbA precursor, which encodes MKKFALKTALVALSALFAFNSTAVAADPTAGKEYIEVRKAPSAQKEVVEFFSFYCPHCYDFELNYKIPSKIKAKLPTDSKLVQYHVNFLGRQSEDLTRAWALAMALGAEDKVKTALFEAAQKDAFKSMDDIRALFIANGISAEQFDSGINSFAVNGLVNKQVQLAEEFQIRGVPAFFVNGQYQLNLEGFSDSSSTNDFIQRYIDAVVFLSKK
- the luxA gene encoding Alkanal monooxygenase alpha chain encodes the protein MTNLSILNLVPIRDGQTAKQAVDSMVKLAKHAENIGIERYWIAEHHNMKNLASSATQLLIQHALSHTEKLRVGSGGVMLPNHSPYIVAEQYGTLETLYPNRVELGLGRAPGTDMRTATALRRNAQSLPFPDEISELKGYFDGTNLVSAYPAQGLNVPFYILGSSPESAYLAAERGLPYAFASHFAPRFMDDAIRIYRSHFKPSEVLDKPYVILGVNAIVAETDEEAAQLATTQTQFFLNVVTNAQQNLQPPLESDDKVWENFVKAEIVPHFGPVAFEQNALYRQEKTVVRQMTECSLIGSPQSVEQQLKALKARVEIDEIMAVSYIFDEQKQHQSYTWLKQITDKV
- the yihD gene encoding Protein of uncharacterised function (DUF1040); this encodes MKCKRLEELLELLGEHWRKNPDLHLIDILQQLSVEVGEPDNFHALRDEVLIYQLKMRNADKFEPIPGIKKDYEDDFKTALLRARGILND